From the Chitinolyticbacter meiyuanensis genome, one window contains:
- a CDS encoding amino acid aminotransferase, producing MTASIFAAVEMAPRDPILGLNEAYNADTRSNKVNLGVGVYYDDNGKLPLLAAVKAAEEARLKNAPPRGYQPIEGPATYNNAVQNLLFGAGSELTEAGRVVTAQALGGTGALKIGADFIKRLSPDATVYISDPSWENHRALFESAGFVVENYPYYDATTRGVNFAAMKAALLSYAPGSVIILHACCHNPTGADLSDAQWAEVVEACRERGLVPFLDMAYQGFAEGIDADAVAVRAFAASGLQFFISSSFSKSFSLYGERVGALSIITSGKEESGRVLSQLKRVIRTNYSNPPIHGGALVAAVLSSTELRAQWEAELAGMRDRIRAMRSGLVEQLKAKGVAQDFSFVVNQRGMFSYTGLTAAQVEVLRAEHGIYAVSTGRICLAALNSGNIGYVADAIAKAV from the coding sequence ATGACCGCCTCGATCTTTGCCGCCGTGGAAATGGCGCCCCGCGACCCGATTCTAGGTCTGAACGAAGCCTACAACGCCGATACCCGCAGCAACAAAGTGAACCTGGGCGTCGGCGTCTACTACGACGACAACGGCAAGCTGCCGCTCCTCGCCGCCGTGAAGGCCGCTGAAGAAGCCCGCCTGAAGAACGCCCCGCCGCGCGGCTACCAGCCGATCGAAGGCCCGGCCACCTACAACAACGCCGTGCAGAACCTGTTGTTCGGCGCAGGCAGCGAGCTGACCGAAGCGGGCCGCGTGGTCACCGCCCAGGCTCTGGGCGGTACCGGTGCGCTGAAGATCGGTGCCGATTTCATCAAGCGCCTGTCGCCCGATGCCACCGTCTACATCAGCGATCCGAGCTGGGAAAACCACCGCGCGCTGTTCGAATCGGCCGGTTTTGTCGTCGAGAACTACCCGTACTACGACGCCACCACCCGTGGTGTGAACTTTGCCGCGATGAAGGCTGCGCTGCTGTCGTACGCGCCGGGCTCGGTCATCATCCTGCACGCCTGCTGCCACAACCCAACCGGTGCCGACCTCAGCGACGCGCAATGGGCCGAAGTGGTCGAAGCCTGCCGCGAGCGCGGCCTGGTGCCGTTCCTCGACATGGCCTACCAGGGCTTTGCCGAAGGCATCGATGCCGACGCGGTCGCTGTGCGTGCCTTCGCCGCCTCGGGCCTGCAGTTCTTCATCTCCAGCTCGTTCTCCAAGAGTTTCTCGCTCTATGGCGAGCGCGTTGGCGCGCTGTCCATCATTACCAGCGGCAAGGAAGAATCCGGCCGCGTGTTGAGCCAACTGAAGCGCGTGATCCGTACCAACTATTCCAACCCGCCGATCCATGGCGGCGCGCTGGTCGCGGCCGTGCTGTCGAGCACCGAGCTGCGCGCGCAGTGGGAAGCCGAACTGGCCGGCATGCGTGACCGTATTCGTGCGATGCGCTCGGGCCTCGTCGAACAACTGAAGGCCAAGGGCGTGGCGCAGGATTTCTCCTTCGTGGTCAATCAGCGCGGCATGTTCTCCTACACCGGCCTCACCGCCGCCCAGGTCGAGGTGCTGCGCGCCGAACACGGTATCTACGCCGTGTCGACCGGCCGTATCTGCCTGGCTGCACTCAACAGCGGCAACATCGGCTACGTGGCAGACGCCATCGCCAAGGCCGTCTAA
- the murJ gene encoding murein biosynthesis integral membrane protein MurJ produces MNLLKSLAAVSSMTMVSRVLGFVRDMLIARLFGAGMGPDAFFIAQKLPNMLRRIFAEGAFSQAFVPILAEYKNQQGEDASRVFLAHVAGMLTLILAVVTAIGIIAAPVVVWLSSPGFTRDPAKFALTVDLLRVTFPYILLISLSSLAGAVLNTWNRFSVPAFVPTLLNVAMIVFALWLSPYFDPPLMALGWGMLAGGILQLVWQFPALKEIGMLVLPRVKWRDPGVWRVMRKMGPALLGVSVGQISLLINTAFASFLVSGSVSWMYYADRLMEFPSGVLGVALGTILLPSLSKTYASNDGAEYSRLLDWGLRLALLLALPSAVALAVIAEPLTISLFQYGAFTAHDAAMTQQALVAYSVGLVGLIMVKILAPGFYARQNIKTPVKIALITLALTQLMNLVFVWHLKHAGLALAIGLGACFNAAVLFRQLRRHGIYTPQTGWRTFFIKLVTAVLAMAAALLVVQYLLPEFGSGHMLQRFTWLGLLVAAGLVAYFGTLGLLGFRPRDFSRRAVQ; encoded by the coding sequence ATGAACCTGCTCAAATCGCTTGCCGCCGTCAGTTCGATGACCATGGTTTCCCGCGTGCTCGGCTTCGTACGCGACATGCTGATCGCGCGGCTGTTCGGGGCCGGCATGGGGCCGGATGCCTTTTTTATTGCGCAGAAGCTGCCGAACATGTTGCGTCGCATCTTCGCGGAAGGCGCATTCTCGCAGGCCTTCGTGCCCATCCTCGCCGAGTACAAGAACCAGCAGGGCGAGGATGCAAGCCGTGTATTCCTTGCACACGTGGCCGGGATGCTGACCCTGATCCTCGCCGTGGTCACCGCGATCGGCATCATTGCGGCGCCAGTGGTGGTCTGGCTGAGCTCACCCGGCTTCACCCGCGACCCGGCCAAGTTCGCGCTCACCGTCGATCTCCTGCGCGTCACCTTCCCCTACATCCTGCTGATCTCGCTGTCGTCGCTGGCCGGCGCGGTGCTCAATACCTGGAATCGCTTCTCGGTGCCGGCCTTCGTGCCCACGCTGCTCAACGTGGCGATGATCGTGTTCGCACTGTGGCTGTCGCCCTATTTCGACCCGCCCCTGATGGCGCTGGGCTGGGGCATGCTGGCCGGTGGTATCCTGCAGTTGGTCTGGCAGTTCCCCGCCTTGAAGGAAATCGGCATGTTGGTGCTGCCACGGGTGAAGTGGCGCGATCCGGGCGTATGGCGGGTGATGAGGAAGATGGGCCCGGCGCTGCTCGGGGTATCGGTCGGCCAGATCTCGCTGCTGATCAACACCGCGTTTGCGTCCTTCCTGGTATCCGGTTCAGTGTCCTGGATGTATTACGCTGACCGGCTGATGGAGTTTCCCAGCGGCGTGCTGGGCGTGGCGCTCGGCACCATCCTGCTACCGTCACTTTCCAAGACCTATGCCAGCAACGACGGTGCCGAGTATTCGCGCCTGCTCGATTGGGGCCTGCGGCTGGCACTGCTGCTGGCGCTGCCGTCGGCGGTGGCACTGGCGGTGATCGCCGAGCCGCTGACCATCTCGCTGTTCCAGTACGGCGCCTTTACCGCCCACGACGCAGCCATGACGCAGCAGGCTCTCGTCGCCTACTCGGTCGGCCTGGTCGGCCTGATCATGGTGAAGATCCTCGCACCCGGCTTCTATGCCCGGCAGAACATCAAGACACCGGTGAAGATCGCGCTGATCACGCTGGCGCTGACGCAGCTGATGAATTTGGTCTTCGTCTGGCACCTGAAGCACGCCGGCCTCGCTCTCGCCATCGGCCTTGGCGCCTGCTTCAACGCCGCAGTGCTGTTCCGCCAGCTGCGTCGCCACGGCATCTACACGCCACAGACCGGCTGGCGCACCTTCTTCATCAAGCTGGTCACCGCCGTGTTGGCCATGGCTGCCGCGCTGCTTGTCGTGCAGTACCTGCTGCCGGAATTCGGCAGCGGCCACATGCTGCAACGCTTCACCTGGCTGGGCCTGCTGGTGGCCGCCGGTCTCGTGGCCTACTTCGGCACGCTGGGCCTGTTGGGCTTTCGCCCGCGCGACTTTTCGCGCCGCGCGGTGCAATAG
- a CDS encoding TetR/AcrR family transcriptional regulator: MATQAQRSSLTQGRLIEATTRLLAEQGYAALGEARVCERAGVSRGALRHHYPKGRYDLLPLVVQALLDEECRRLDELGPLTPKERLFVMMNGFLLEPDRNATIAILEIWMASRGDAKLAESTAAAFEGTIERLFGHGPSQPADAEEIALRCFLHGVTLHRFSVDYDQQRLAAAVRWMLSQLQAPPRITELLASWQANL; encoded by the coding sequence ATGGCTACCCAGGCACAACGCTCATCGCTTACACAAGGCCGCTTGATCGAAGCGACCACCCGGCTACTCGCCGAGCAAGGGTATGCGGCGCTGGGTGAAGCCAGAGTCTGTGAGCGTGCCGGTGTCAGCCGCGGCGCGTTGCGTCATCACTATCCCAAAGGCCGCTACGACCTGCTGCCGCTGGTGGTGCAGGCGCTGCTCGACGAGGAATGCCGCCGTCTCGATGAACTCGGTCCGCTGACGCCCAAGGAGCGGCTGTTCGTGATGATGAACGGCTTTCTGTTGGAGCCGGACCGCAACGCCACCATCGCCATCCTTGAGATCTGGATGGCCTCGCGTGGTGATGCCAAGCTTGCCGAAAGCACGGCAGCGGCCTTCGAGGGCACGATCGAGCGCTTGTTCGGCCATGGGCCATCCCAGCCGGCCGATGCTGAGGAAATCGCCCTGCGCTGTTTCTTGCACGGCGTGACGCTGCATCGCTTCTCGGTCGACTACGACCAGCAGCGCCTGGCTGCGGCAGTGCGCTGGATGCTGAGCCAGTTGCAGGCGCCGCCGCGTATCACCGAGCTGCTGGCGAGCTGGCAGGCTAATCTCTGA
- a CDS encoding GGDEF domain-containing protein, which produces MPDLPALDALRQELADIIRGSRLAVLFQPIATLADGEVFGYEGLVRGPSAHFLHSPINLFRAAEQVGLLDELDFACRRAVISAFAAARLPGKLFLNITPSSLDHPSYGSDATLQLLGDAGLAPQRVVIELTETQPAEDGDALKAALNHCSEAGFRIAIDDLGEGFASLKLWAELKPDYVKIDKYFIQGLADDAQKRQFVRSIQHIALNTGTRVIAEGVEMPEELLALRQIGITLAQGYLIARPQAQPARHLQLQPAEPGVSSSNDGTAGSLLVEADSVPPGESCEQIYQRFASEARLYALPVVDDGRPVGLLKRHEVLEFFARPFSKELYRYRPCTVLMDDAPLVVEATLSLQELSQRVTAAERRYLADGFIITRYGRYQGVGTGHDLMRAITELQIRAARYANPLTQLPGNVPIQERIEALLDGGDAFTIGYFDLDHFKPYNDIYGYARGDDMIRLVGELLTRFADARFDFVGHIGGDDFVVLFRSPDSEARCLALLAEFDMRVQALFDPVHLERGGYLATDRRGLVQQHPLVSLSVGLLHGGAGEYNSHHEVAAAATRAKHMAKRTAGSSCFVERRGSVRAPSSVGQASAA; this is translated from the coding sequence ATGCCGGACCTGCCCGCCCTAGATGCCCTGCGCCAAGAACTCGCCGACATCATCCGTGGCAGCCGCCTCGCGGTGCTGTTCCAGCCCATCGCCACCTTGGCCGATGGCGAGGTATTCGGTTATGAAGGACTGGTACGCGGCCCATCGGCGCATTTCCTGCACTCGCCGATCAACCTTTTTCGCGCCGCCGAGCAGGTCGGGCTGCTCGATGAACTCGACTTCGCCTGTCGCCGCGCGGTGATCTCCGCCTTTGCGGCGGCGCGGCTGCCCGGCAAGCTGTTCCTCAATATCACGCCCTCCAGCCTCGACCATCCGAGCTACGGGTCCGATGCCACGCTGCAGCTCTTGGGCGACGCCGGGCTGGCGCCACAGCGCGTGGTAATCGAGCTCACCGAGACCCAGCCCGCCGAGGACGGCGACGCACTGAAGGCCGCCCTCAACCATTGCAGCGAGGCCGGCTTTCGCATTGCCATCGACGATCTGGGCGAAGGGTTTGCCTCGCTCAAGCTCTGGGCCGAGCTCAAGCCCGACTATGTGAAGATCGACAAATACTTCATCCAGGGGTTGGCCGACGACGCACAAAAGCGCCAGTTCGTCCGCTCGATCCAGCACATTGCCCTCAACACCGGTACACGGGTAATCGCCGAAGGCGTGGAAATGCCCGAGGAATTGCTGGCCTTGCGCCAGATCGGCATCACGCTGGCCCAGGGCTACCTGATCGCCCGGCCGCAAGCGCAACCAGCGCGCCACCTGCAATTGCAACCGGCAGAGCCGGGCGTCTCATCGAGCAACGATGGCACTGCAGGCAGCCTGTTGGTCGAGGCCGACAGCGTGCCGCCCGGCGAGAGCTGCGAGCAGATCTACCAGCGCTTCGCCAGTGAAGCGCGGCTCTACGCGCTGCCAGTGGTCGACGATGGCCGCCCGGTCGGCCTGCTGAAGCGGCACGAAGTACTGGAGTTCTTCGCCCGCCCCTTCTCCAAGGAGCTCTATCGTTACCGACCGTGCACAGTGCTGATGGACGACGCGCCGCTGGTGGTCGAGGCCACACTCAGCCTGCAGGAGTTATCGCAACGGGTAACGGCGGCCGAGCGTCGCTACCTCGCCGACGGCTTCATCATCACCCGCTACGGTCGCTATCAGGGTGTCGGCACCGGCCACGACCTGATGCGCGCCATCACCGAGCTGCAGATACGGGCAGCGCGCTATGCCAACCCGCTGACCCAGCTACCGGGCAACGTGCCGATCCAGGAACGGATCGAGGCGCTGCTCGATGGCGGTGATGCCTTCACCATCGGCTATTTCGATCTCGATCATTTCAAGCCATACAACGATATCTATGGCTATGCGCGCGGCGACGACATGATCCGGCTGGTGGGCGAACTGCTGACCCGCTTCGCCGATGCCCGCTTTGACTTCGTCGGCCATATCGGCGGCGACGACTTCGTCGTGCTGTTCCGCTCACCCGACAGCGAGGCGCGCTGCCTTGCGCTGCTTGCCGAATTCGATATGCGGGTGCAGGCACTATTCGATCCGGTGCATCTGGAACGTGGTGGCTACCTCGCTACCGACCGGCGCGGGCTGGTGCAGCAGCACCCCTTGGTCAGCCTGTCGGTGGGTCTGCTGCATGGCGGGGCTGGCGAATACAACAGCCATCACGAGGTAGCTGCAGCGGCCACGCGCGCCAAGCACATGGCCAAACGCACGGCCGGATCGAGTTGCTTCGTCGAGCGACGCGGCAGCGTACGCGCCCCAAGCTCGGTCGGTCAGGCGAGCGCGGCTTAG
- a CDS encoding diguanylate cyclase domain-containing protein — MQADHELANRPRILIVDDSRIVRATVRKHLGDQFDVIEEGDGEAGWRRLLADDTVQLLLSDLTMPELDGIGLLTRIRAAGDERLRRLPIIIISGEEDEATRLHCVERGASDFVTKSTDRAEMLARVTANIERAASQKALAETRSEAARSATVDSTTGAGTSHLLMLQTEQALAFAQRHNREVTLLLVEIDHYQALSDQLGARVVEQMLALLAKQLAAKLRREDTLAHVEGPRFAVVSPATTLGEARILAERLRQALAGAKISFRGSQLQVTASVAIANSREDDCGDAATLIGAANDRLYATPGENRVLAPEVVEAPPVPTLPEALLLLHKGMHDELRPHLPALLAGLQPLLEYADRELQLGWSFDKLPRVR; from the coding sequence ATGCAAGCCGACCATGAACTCGCCAACCGCCCCCGTATCCTGATCGTCGACGATTCGCGCATCGTCCGCGCAACCGTCAGAAAGCATCTGGGCGACCAGTTCGATGTGATCGAGGAAGGCGACGGCGAGGCTGGCTGGCGGCGACTGCTGGCGGACGACACCGTGCAATTGCTGTTGTCGGACCTCACCATGCCCGAGCTCGACGGCATTGGCCTGCTGACACGTATTCGTGCCGCCGGCGACGAACGCCTGCGCCGCCTGCCCATCATCATCATCTCTGGCGAAGAGGACGAAGCCACTCGCCTGCATTGCGTCGAGCGCGGTGCCAGCGATTTCGTCACCAAATCCACTGACCGGGCCGAGATGCTGGCACGGGTCACCGCCAATATCGAGCGCGCCGCCTCGCAGAAGGCGCTGGCCGAGACCCGCAGCGAAGCCGCGCGCTCGGCTACGGTGGACAGCACCACCGGCGCCGGCACCTCGCACCTGCTGATGCTGCAGACCGAGCAGGCACTGGCCTTTGCCCAGCGGCACAACCGCGAGGTGACGCTGCTGCTGGTCGAGATCGATCACTACCAGGCCTTGTCCGATCAGCTCGGCGCACGGGTGGTCGAACAGATGCTGGCCTTGCTGGCCAAGCAACTGGCGGCCAAGTTGCGGCGGGAGGACACACTGGCCCATGTCGAGGGCCCGCGGTTCGCGGTGGTGTCGCCAGCGACCACGCTGGGCGAGGCACGCATCCTTGCCGAGCGGCTGCGGCAGGCGTTGGCCGGAGCCAAGATCAGCTTCCGCGGCAGCCAGCTGCAGGTGACGGCCAGCGTGGCCATCGCCAATTCGCGCGAGGATGATTGCGGCGATGCCGCCACACTGATCGGCGCTGCCAACGACCGGCTCTACGCCACGCCGGGCGAAAACCGGGTGCTGGCGCCGGAAGTGGTCGAAGCACCGCCGGTGCCGACCTTGCCCGAGGCGCTGCTGCTGCTGCACAAGGGCATGCACGACGAGTTGCGCCCCCATCTGCCAGCCTTGCTGGCCGGATTACAGCCGCTGCTGGAATACGCCGATCGCGAGTTGCAGCTCGGCTGGTCGTTCGACAAGCTGCCGCGCGTGCGCTAA
- a CDS encoding HD domain-containing phosphohydrolase, with the protein MPQAHRVRYPLHFHIAWLFLLLITVFAAVSIIYNDRQASRMLLSASQSLFGRIGEQTAQRVNALYGGSSTVVDLLAQHDFARAGSLQARLASLPYLVRALQSQPAQSAIYAGDARGDFFLLRRYDAATMKARFAPPPGTVWLVQSVERPAGSVVGRYLFFDAALNPLGQKDDPGYLFDARQRPWYAAALARERVAATAPYVFFTTREVGTTLARRTDDGNAVVAVDITLSALSSALAAERITPGTELALVDGQQRVVAYRDPARVVQADGERGFRLVETASFGVPALTATLAPGAGTHRVSASGRAWQGHMAPIALPGGGQLTLLLAAPEDELLADARRVRRETVMIAIGLLALMVPFAVWLSRLASSPLTALTREARDIQALRFDKPVAVSSFITEIDELAQAMGVMKSTIRQFLDIGGALASERNFDALLARILGETVHIAAAHGGVIYLRESDGKLAPAQVRWEESAPRHLPPPLAPDAGHPAAEAVRTGRTISTTHSVATLTEWFEGMAEFPHAMTLIAIPLIDRRGAPLGVLLILEDDRDALGGQRTVGPELVALIEAVSGSAAAAIDTQRLIAEQKALLEAFIQLVAGAIDAKSPYTGGHCQRVPVLTQMLADAACEADRGPWADFDLNAEEREALRIAAWLHDCGKVTTPEYVVDKATKLETLYDRIHEIRTRFEVLKSQAELAYWQGLAAGGTSEELAVVRDAELARLDDDFAFVAQCNVGGEYMAPDKIERLRAIAARTWRRTLSDRIGISHEERLRKAAVPEPELPVDEPLLADKPEHIIARSPHDALPQGFGFTMRMPEHLYHRGELYNLSVARGTLTAEERYKINEHIVQTIVMLEKLPFPRHLASVPELAGGHHEKMDGTGYPKGLSRDEMSVPARMMAIADIFEALTAVDRPYKEGKRLSESLAIMARMAQEAHVDATLFRLFIESGVYRRYAMLYLQPGQIDMVDEAALLAGL; encoded by the coding sequence ATGCCCCAAGCCCATCGCGTCCGCTATCCGCTGCATTTTCACATCGCGTGGTTGTTCCTGCTGCTGATCACCGTGTTTGCCGCAGTCAGCATCATCTACAACGACCGGCAGGCCAGTCGCATGCTGCTGTCGGCCTCGCAATCGCTGTTCGGCCGCATCGGCGAGCAGACCGCGCAACGGGTCAACGCGCTCTACGGCGGCAGCAGTACGGTGGTGGACCTGCTGGCACAACACGATTTCGCCCGTGCCGGCTCGCTGCAGGCGCGCCTGGCAAGCCTGCCCTACCTGGTCCGGGCGTTGCAGAGTCAGCCGGCTCAATCGGCGATCTACGCTGGCGATGCACGTGGCGATTTCTTCCTGCTGCGGCGTTACGACGCGGCGACCATGAAGGCGCGATTCGCACCGCCGCCAGGCACGGTGTGGCTGGTGCAGAGCGTGGAGCGGCCGGCGGGCAGCGTGGTCGGCCGCTATCTGTTCTTCGATGCGGCGCTGAACCCGCTGGGTCAGAAGGACGATCCGGGCTATCTGTTCGATGCACGTCAGCGCCCGTGGTATGCCGCCGCGCTGGCGCGCGAACGGGTGGCCGCGACGGCGCCCTATGTGTTCTTCACCACGCGCGAGGTTGGCACCACGCTGGCGCGGCGCACCGACGACGGCAATGCGGTGGTGGCAGTCGACATCACGTTGTCCGCCCTGTCGAGCGCGCTCGCGGCTGAACGGATCACGCCGGGCACGGAGCTGGCGCTGGTCGATGGCCAGCAGCGTGTCGTCGCCTACCGCGATCCGGCACGCGTGGTGCAGGCCGATGGCGAGCGCGGCTTCCGGTTGGTGGAAACTGCCTCGTTCGGTGTGCCGGCACTGACTGCGACACTGGCGCCGGGGGCAGGCACCCATCGGGTCTCCGCATCGGGGCGGGCCTGGCAGGGGCATATGGCGCCGATCGCCTTGCCCGGCGGCGGCCAGCTGACGCTGCTGCTGGCGGCTCCGGAAGACGAATTGCTCGCCGATGCACGCCGGGTGCGGCGCGAGACGGTGATGATCGCCATCGGCCTGCTGGCACTGATGGTGCCGTTTGCAGTGTGGCTGTCGCGGCTGGCATCGAGCCCGCTGACAGCGCTGACCCGTGAAGCACGCGATATCCAGGCGCTGCGCTTCGATAAGCCGGTGGCGGTCAGCTCCTTCATCACCGAGATCGATGAGCTGGCCCAGGCGATGGGCGTGATGAAGTCGACGATCAGGCAGTTCCTCGACATCGGTGGCGCGCTCGCGTCCGAGCGCAATTTCGATGCGCTGCTGGCGCGCATCCTCGGCGAAACCGTGCATATCGCCGCCGCACACGGCGGCGTGATCTACCTGCGCGAGTCCGACGGCAAGCTGGCGCCGGCCCAGGTGCGTTGGGAAGAGAGCGCTCCGCGGCATCTGCCGCCGCCATTGGCACCGGATGCCGGTCATCCCGCCGCCGAAGCCGTGCGCACCGGCAGGACGATCTCCACCACCCATAGCGTCGCCACGCTGACCGAGTGGTTCGAGGGCATGGCGGAGTTCCCGCACGCGATGACGCTGATCGCCATCCCACTGATCGATCGCCGTGGTGCGCCCTTGGGCGTGCTGCTGATCCTGGAGGATGACCGCGATGCGCTGGGGGGACAACGCACGGTCGGCCCCGAGTTGGTGGCGCTGATCGAGGCGGTGTCCGGCTCGGCGGCAGCAGCGATCGATACCCAACGCCTGATCGCCGAGCAGAAGGCTTTGCTGGAAGCGTTCATCCAGCTGGTTGCTGGCGCCATCGATGCCAAAAGCCCCTATACCGGCGGCCATTGCCAGCGGGTGCCGGTGCTGACACAGATGCTGGCGGATGCCGCCTGCGAGGCGGATCGCGGGCCGTGGGCGGATTTCGATCTCAATGCCGAGGAGCGCGAAGCGCTGCGCATCGCCGCCTGGCTGCACGATTGCGGCAAGGTGACCACGCCTGAATACGTGGTCGACAAGGCGACCAAGCTGGAAACGCTGTACGACCGCATCCACGAGATCCGCACCCGCTTCGAGGTATTGAAGAGCCAGGCGGAACTCGCATACTGGCAAGGGCTGGCAGCAGGTGGCACGTCAGAGGAACTGGCTGTCGTGCGCGATGCCGAGCTCGCCCGGCTCGACGATGATTTCGCTTTCGTCGCCCAGTGCAACGTCGGTGGCGAATACATGGCACCCGACAAGATCGAGCGGCTGCGTGCCATTGCCGCACGTACCTGGCGCCGTACGTTGTCGGATCGGATCGGCATCTCGCACGAGGAGCGGCTGCGCAAGGCGGCGGTTCCTGAGCCCGAACTGCCGGTGGACGAACCACTGCTGGCGGACAAGCCCGAGCACATCATCGCGCGCTCGCCGCACGATGCGCTGCCGCAGGGTTTTGGCTTCACCATGCGCATGCCGGAGCATCTGTATCACCGCGGCGAGCTCTACAACCTGTCGGTGGCGCGCGGTACACTCACCGCGGAAGAGCGCTACAAGATCAACGAGCACATCGTGCAAACCATCGTGATGCTGGAAAAGCTGCCGTTCCCGCGCCATCTGGCCAGCGTGCCGGAGCTGGCCGGCGGCCATCACGAGAAGATGGATGGCACCGGCTATCCCAAGGGCCTGAGCCGGGATGAGATGAGCGTGCCGGCGCGGATGATGGCGATCGCCGACATCTTCGAAGCGCTGACCGCGGTTGATCGGCCGTACAAGGAAGGCAAGAGGTTGTCCGAATCGCTCGCCATCATGGCGCGGATGGCGCAGGAGGCGCATGTGGACGCCACGTTGTTCCGTCTGTTCATCGAATCGGGCGTGTACCGCCGCTATGCCATGCTCTACCTGCAGCCGGGGCAGATCGACATGGTGGACGAGGCTGCGCTGCTGGCAGGCCTCTAG
- a CDS encoding acyl-CoA thioesterase, with protein MQRTAIKVRGYHLDLYGHVNNARYLEFLEEARWEWMEIAGQLEWFMQERLALVVSRIDIRYKRPATMGDELVIETWMSEIGERHGVVAQRIVRADNGKLVAEADVTFAVVHPEQQGARPFAGAIAERLLPLLEEH; from the coding sequence ATGCAACGCACCGCCATCAAGGTCCGCGGGTATCACCTCGACCTCTACGGCCACGTCAACAATGCCCGCTATCTGGAGTTCCTGGAGGAGGCGCGCTGGGAATGGATGGAAATCGCCGGCCAGCTGGAGTGGTTCATGCAAGAGCGGCTGGCGCTGGTGGTGAGCCGCATCGATATCCGCTACAAGCGCCCGGCCACCATGGGCGATGAACTGGTCATCGAAACCTGGATGTCGGAAATCGGTGAGCGCCATGGCGTGGTCGCGCAGCGCATCGTGCGCGCCGACAACGGCAAGCTGGTGGCCGAGGCCGATGTCACCTTCGCAGTCGTCCATCCCGAGCAACAGGGCGCACGGCCCTTTGCCGGCGCCATCGCCGAACGGCTGCTGCCCTTGCTGGAGGAGCACTGA
- a CDS encoding LEA type 2 family protein — translation MRRLIIIACALLLAACAGVPSHFEKPRVSLAGIALKEAGILEQRFTLTLRVENPNDVAIPIKGLDTTLEINGQPLASGVAASAVTLPALGEARVAIDVTSNIATLLRQLRRAAESGAPRYKLAGKLFVPMRPDGLPFSVEGEVPAIDGLFDPKPNTQQF, via the coding sequence ATGCGCCGCCTGATCATCATTGCCTGCGCGCTGCTGCTGGCTGCCTGTGCCGGCGTGCCCAGTCATTTCGAGAAGCCGCGCGTATCGCTGGCGGGCATTGCACTCAAGGAAGCCGGCATTCTGGAGCAGCGTTTCACACTCACGCTACGGGTAGAAAACCCCAACGACGTAGCCATTCCGATCAAGGGGCTCGATACCACGCTGGAAATCAATGGCCAGCCGCTGGCTTCGGGGGTGGCGGCGAGCGCGGTGACCTTGCCGGCGCTGGGCGAGGCGCGCGTGGCGATCGACGTGACCAGCAATATCGCCACGCTGTTGCGTCAGCTGCGTCGTGCTGCGGAATCGGGCGCGCCGCGCTACAAGCTTGCCGGTAAACTGTTCGTGCCGATGCGGCCAGACGGGCTGCCGTTCAGCGTGGAGGGAGAGGTGCCGGCCATTGACGGCCTGTTCGATCCCAAGCCTAACACCCAGCAGTTCTGA
- the rpsT gene encoding 30S ribosomal protein S20 — MANSAQARKRARQAEQARQHNASQRSAFRTAVKKVLKAIEAGDQSAAKSVFQQSVSVIDSIADKKIFHKNKAARHKSRLSAAIKAMAA, encoded by the coding sequence ATGGCTAACAGCGCCCAAGCTCGCAAGCGTGCGCGTCAGGCTGAACAAGCCCGCCAGCACAATGCCAGCCAGCGTTCGGCTTTCCGCACCGCGGTCAAGAAGGTGCTGAAGGCAATCGAAGCCGGCGACCAGAGCGCCGCAAAATCGGTGTTCCAGCAGTCGGTTTCCGTGATCGACAGCATTGCCGACAAGAAGATCTTCCACAAGAACAAGGCCGCTCGTCACAAGAGCCGTCTGTCCGCTGCAATCAAGGCCATGGCTGCCTGA